The following coding sequences lie in one Pseudomonas sp. SL4(2022) genomic window:
- the gbcA gene encoding glycine-betaine demethylase subunit GbcA has product MDVTSTLSLGDPLEPARKATAEMLQSRERTFSLPQPFYSDERLFKIDMQEIFHKEWLIAGMTCEIPAKGNFLTLQIGDNPIMVIRGADGVVHAFHNVCRHRGSRLCTSDKGKVAKLVCPYHQWTYELDGRLLFAGTEMGADFDLKDYSLKPVNCKVAGGYIFISLAENPPAIDEFLSTLAHYMEPYDMENTKVAVQTTLMEKANWKLVMENNRECYHCNGSHPELLNTLLEWDDVTDPRATQAFKDQVAECTGRWDKDNIPYAHASFGLRNRIVRMPLLKGTVSMTMDGKQGCKKLMGRITDPDLGSMRILHLPHSWNHCMGDHMIVFTVWPISAQETMVTTKWLVHKDAVEGVDYDVARLRQVWDATNDQDRRLAEENQRGINSTAYQPGPYSKTYEFGVVNFIDWYSERVLNNLGAAPAPYLKGVAAE; this is encoded by the coding sequence ATGGACGTCACTTCCACCCTGAGCCTGGGCGACCCGCTGGAGCCCGCACGCAAGGCCACCGCCGAAATGCTGCAAAGCCGCGAGCGCACCTTCTCGCTGCCACAACCCTTCTACAGCGATGAGCGCCTGTTCAAGATCGACATGCAGGAGATCTTCCACAAGGAATGGCTGATCGCCGGCATGACCTGCGAGATCCCGGCCAAGGGCAACTTCCTCACCCTGCAGATTGGCGACAACCCGATCATGGTGATTCGCGGTGCCGATGGCGTGGTGCATGCGTTCCATAACGTGTGTCGTCACCGGGGTTCGCGTCTGTGCACCAGTGACAAAGGCAAGGTGGCCAAGCTGGTCTGTCCTTATCACCAGTGGACCTACGAACTTGACGGTCGCCTGCTGTTCGCCGGCACCGAAATGGGCGCGGATTTCGACCTCAAGGACTACAGCCTGAAACCGGTCAACTGCAAGGTGGCAGGCGGCTATATCTTTATCTCCCTGGCGGAGAACCCGCCGGCCATCGACGAATTCCTCAGCACCCTGGCTCACTACATGGAGCCCTACGACATGGAAAACACCAAGGTGGCGGTGCAAACCACCTTGATGGAAAAAGCCAACTGGAAGCTGGTGATGGAGAACAACCGCGAGTGCTACCACTGCAACGGTTCGCACCCGGAACTGCTCAATACCTTGTTGGAGTGGGATGACGTCACCGACCCGCGCGCCACTCAGGCGTTCAAGGATCAGGTGGCCGAATGCACGGGGCGCTGGGACAAAGACAACATTCCCTACGCCCATGCCAGCTTCGGTCTGCGCAACCGTATCGTGCGCATGCCGTTGCTCAAGGGCACTGTGTCGATGACCATGGACGGCAAGCAAGGCTGCAAGAAACTGATGGGCCGCATCACCGACCCGGACCTCGGCTCGATGCGCATCCTGCACCTGCCGCACTCGTGGAACCACTGCATGGGCGATCACATGATTGTCTTCACCGTCTGGCCGATCAGCGCCCAGGAAACCATGGTCACCACCAAATGGCTGGTGCACAAGGATGCCGTGGAAGGTGTCGATTACGACGTGGCCCGCCTGCGCCAGGTGTGGGACGCGACCAACGACCAGGACCGTCGCCTGGCCGAAGAAAACCAGCGTGGCATCAACTCCACCGCCTACCAGCCCGGCCCGTACTCGAAGACCTACGAGTTTGGCGTGGTCAACTTTATCGACTGGTACAGCGAGCGCGTGCTCAACAACCTTGGCGCGGCGCCAGCGCCTTACCTGAAAGGGGTTGCCGCCGAGTAA
- a CDS encoding dipeptidase has protein sequence MSPAELHADSIVIDGLIIAKWNRDLFEDMRKGGLTAANCTVSVWEGFQATVNNIAASQKLIRENSDLVMPVRSTADIRAAKAQGKTGILFGFQNAHAFEDQIGYVEVFKQLGVGIVQLCYNTQNLVGTGCYERDGGLSGFGREIVAEMNRVGIMCDLSHVGSKTSEEVILESKKPVTYSHCLPSGLKEHPRNKSDAELKFIADHGGFVGVTMFAPFLAKGIDSTIDDYAEAIEYVMNIVGEDAIGIGTDFTQGHGQDFFEYLTHDKGYARRLTSFGKIINPLGIRTVGEFPNLTETLLKRGHSERVVRKIMGENWVRVLADVWGE, from the coding sequence ATGAGCCCAGCCGAATTACACGCCGACAGCATCGTTATTGACGGGCTGATCATCGCCAAGTGGAACCGCGACCTGTTCGAGGACATGCGCAAAGGCGGCCTGACCGCCGCCAACTGCACCGTGTCGGTGTGGGAAGGCTTCCAGGCGACGGTGAACAACATTGCCGCCAGCCAGAAGTTGATCCGCGAAAACAGCGACCTGGTGATGCCGGTGCGCAGCACTGCCGACATTCGTGCGGCCAAGGCGCAGGGCAAGACCGGCATCCTCTTCGGCTTCCAGAACGCCCATGCGTTCGAGGACCAGATTGGCTATGTCGAGGTGTTCAAGCAGCTCGGCGTGGGCATTGTGCAGCTCTGCTACAACACCCAGAACCTGGTTGGCACCGGTTGCTACGAGCGTGACGGCGGGCTGTCCGGCTTTGGCCGCGAGATCGTTGCCGAGATGAACCGCGTCGGCATCATGTGCGACCTGTCCCATGTAGGCAGCAAGACCAGCGAGGAAGTCATCCTTGAATCGAAAAAGCCGGTCACCTATTCCCACTGCCTGCCGTCGGGCTTGAAAGAGCACCCGCGCAATAAGTCCGATGCCGAGCTGAAATTTATCGCCGATCACGGCGGTTTTGTCGGCGTGACCATGTTTGCGCCGTTCCTGGCCAAAGGCATTGACTCGACCATCGACGACTACGCCGAAGCCATCGAGTACGTGATGAATATCGTCGGTGAAGACGCCATCGGCATCGGCACCGATTTCACCCAAGGTCACGGCCAGGACTTCTTCGAGTACCTGACCCACGACAAGGGCTACGCCCGCCGCCTGACCAGCTTCGGCAAGATCATCAACCCGCTGGGCATCCGCACCGTCGGCGAATTCCCCAACCTCACCGAAACCCTGCTCAAACGCGGCCATTCCGAGCGCGTGGTGCGCAAGATCATGGGCGAGAACTGGGTGCGCGTACTGGCAGACGTCTGGGGCGAGTGA
- the gbcB gene encoding glycine-betaine demethylase subunit GbcB, with protein MSNDFLNPVTTQTWSNGRHLVRCVKVIQETWDVRTFCFMADQPVLFFFKPGQFVTLELEIEGQPVMRSYTISSSPSVPYSFSITIKRVPGGKVSNWLHDNLQEGQELPVHGPVGLFNAIDFPAEKVLYLSGGVGITPVMSMARWFYDTNANVDMVFVHSARSPKDIIYHRELEHMAARISNFSLHLICEKHGLGEAWAGYRGYLNQKMLELIAPDYLEREIFCCGPTPYMSAVKRLLEANQFDMAHYHEEAFGPTPPEVRAEVKELAAEAAVAPPVPAAEQHQVAFTSTGKSIRVDPGETVHAAAAKLGLHIPKACGMGICGTCKVLKTAGEVSMEHNGGITDDDVAEGYILSCCSVPQGDVAIEY; from the coding sequence ATGTCCAACGACTTCCTCAACCCCGTCACCACACAGACTTGGAGCAATGGCCGCCATTTGGTGCGCTGCGTCAAAGTCATCCAGGAAACCTGGGACGTGCGCACCTTCTGCTTTATGGCCGACCAGCCGGTGTTGTTCTTCTTCAAGCCGGGGCAGTTCGTCACCCTGGAACTGGAAATCGAAGGCCAGCCGGTGATGCGCTCCTACACCATCTCCAGCTCGCCGTCGGTGCCCTACAGTTTCTCCATCACCATCAAGCGCGTGCCCGGCGGCAAGGTTTCCAACTGGCTGCATGACAATCTGCAGGAAGGTCAGGAACTGCCGGTACACGGCCCGGTCGGGCTGTTCAATGCCATCGATTTCCCCGCCGAGAAGGTGCTTTACCTCAGCGGCGGCGTCGGCATCACGCCGGTGATGTCGATGGCGCGCTGGTTCTACGACACCAACGCCAATGTCGACATGGTGTTCGTGCACAGCGCACGCTCGCCGAAGGACATCATCTACCACCGCGAGTTGGAACACATGGCCGCGCGGATCAGCAACTTCAGCCTGCACCTGATCTGTGAAAAGCACGGCCTGGGCGAGGCCTGGGCCGGTTATCGCGGCTACCTCAACCAGAAGATGCTCGAGCTGATTGCCCCGGATTATCTCGAGCGGGAAATCTTCTGCTGCGGCCCGACGCCCTACATGAGCGCGGTCAAGCGCCTGCTTGAAGCCAACCAGTTCGACATGGCGCATTACCACGAAGAAGCCTTCGGCCCGACACCGCCCGAGGTGCGTGCCGAGGTCAAGGAACTGGCTGCAGAAGCTGCCGTAGCGCCCCCCGTACCCGCCGCCGAACAGCATCAGGTGGCGTTCACCAGCACCGGCAAGAGCATCCGCGTCGACCCGGGCGAAACTGTGCACGCCGCCGCCGCCAAACTTGGCCTGCATATCCCCAAGGCCTGCGGCATGGGCATCTGCGGCACCTGCAAGGTGCTGAAAACCGCTGGCGAAGTGAGCATGGAACACAACGGCGGGATCACCGACGACGACGTCGCCGAGGGCTACATCCTCTCCTGCTGCAGCGTGCCGCAGGGTGATGTGGCGATCGAGTACTGA